Part of the Cottoperca gobio chromosome 16, fCotGob3.1, whole genome shotgun sequence genome, TGGACCTTCTAGATCGTATTTCACCTTCTTACCAGTACTTGTAACAACATCCCCAAGCCAACGCATTCCCTTAACACAGACAATTATTTCCCATGTTCATTATAAGCCGGACAATATCACTATCCGTTTTGACTCGGGAGGATAAAAATGCAATTGTTGCAGTGACATGAATCCGACACTCACCTTGAGTTGTCCcctcccttctgtcttctcCACCTCAGCTGTAACTTCTTTAATTGCCTTCCTTACAGCAGGGTCTCTGATGGCCTCTTCCTGTTCATGGGTTACCTTGTCAGGGTGGACCTTTTTCTGTGTATAAGACagagaaatatacaaatattacataCAACTTAGTATCATGCATTTGAGGCAGATTAAGAAACCAGCAATACTCACCAAGTATCTGAAGCTGTGTTTCCAGCCTTTTACGTGGGCAAGCATATCATGCTGCAAACGGGAGACGGCACAGAGTTTGCACTGGTAGTGTGGTGGGACAGATTTACTGGGGCTGCGGTACTCCCACACATACTGAAGACCTGTAGACATGAGGTGATCATTAGTTAGGTATTTCAATATAGAAAGAGAAGGAGGTAAATTAGATGTATGTGAGGAGAAAAAGGCCTTATGCTTACCGATGACACACTCTGTGAGCCCCTTCAGCTGTTTGCTAAGTGAGGGCAGGGTCTGAATAGACGCCCCTTTGGAGAATACTGGGAAACACAACAGTGGTCAACACAAAGCTTTATAATGACACCCATCTGAtaaacaagtgagacaacaagaTTCATGTCCAAAAGAATAGTTCAGTGAGCCACTTTGTTATAAATTTCTGAAGTTAAGAAAGTGTGTTGTGTTCTTACACGGCCTGCACTGTCTGATGACCAATGATTTGTATTCTTTCTACTTGAACTGAACAACCGTTAGAAACCCAAACTCCTCATGTGTGCCTGTGAAGCCTGGGGGAGGAACAGGAACAGCAGTTCTCGGCTAACCCCCATTTAGGCTTGAATTGGGCTGCAGGACACCAGCTCCTATGATGCATTGCCTCTCACTGTGCCATCCACAGAAGAATCACTTCTGTGTCGCACTAATGAAGCAGTCCAAGTGTGAACGCACGATAAAATCCTGCATAATTTAAAATACGCTTGTAAACAGGTATGGTTTACTTGGATTAAGaaataatgtaatatcactcaagccagtgtagagcaggcAACTGAATAAAAAATGAGTACTGCATTCAGCAGTGTTAAAAAGTATGATTCAAGGTGGGAAAAAACCCCATCACAGCACAAAAAGTGCATTAAAACTTCATCAGCAACCATCGCAGATGCATGGTTGTATCACTGTATGTGCCGCTGCTTTAGGTGCCCTTAGGGACTAGTTGAGCTTATGGTTAGGGTCTTTAATGTAGCAACATTTTAAGAGAATGGGTTGACATTTCTAAAATTGTTCAGTAGATTTCTTTAAAccatttaaatgttgaatttcTAAAATAGTAAAATTGTGGCAAGATACTGGAAAATGTTTTGCAAGATTATTACTGCATTGGCAAAAACTAATTTCCACAGACCAAAACCATGTATGGCACCACCACAGCCCCCACCTCTGAGAGTGTCAGTCTCAAAGAGTGGTGAACATGCCACCACCCATGAAGCAGGGAAATCAAGATCTCAAGCTTCAACTCTCAGCACTGGCAGTGGCACTGTGTATAAAAGACTTACCtatatcagcagaatgctgcgGCTGCTTTCTCTGTCAAAGGAGGGAATAAACCCACatgaaggagagagacacatacaggCATTAGTGACAGGATGAGACTTAGCAGAGGACTGAAATTTCTCGTCCATATCCGCCACACTATATATGCCATAGAGCCATTATTTTCCTTAGTCTCCATGACCTCTGCATCAAGCAGCAACAGTCAAAGAGACACGTTTTTGAATGGTGTCTAAATCATGTAGTGGTGATCAGTCTAAATTCTCATTAAATGAGAATGTAGAACGGCAACATTTAAATTACTGGTTTAAtagtgaagaaagagaaagacttGATACTCTGGATGAAGGCTAATAGGTTCAATATGCAAACATGTCTATATTGGCCACATTAAAGAAGGTCAAGACCTCAGTAATTTTCCCAGGAGAATGAAATATTGAGATGTTGCACCAAGTCTTTGCTCTTCTTCCATTGTGTATTGTGCTCCCACAGTGTATTGTGGCTTTACACCAAGTGTGGTGCGTCCGAGTTTGACAGAtgaaaacaagcacacacaaataaCTACTAAACATTCACCCCCTTTTCATGAAGAGCAAAGAGGAGAGTGATGTTAGTTTATAACTGTATAAAAACATAGAGGTAGTCCCTGCAATACTTTGTAGGCTGGATTTAGGTTTCTCTCATGTTACCATCATGACAGTACTAAACCAGAGACAAGATGAATTTCATGAGGGAAATTTAAAATGCTGCATTTGgcta contains:
- the LOC115020768 gene encoding uncharacterized protein LOC115020768, which encodes MEAHASVNQHPPRNGPQSNQKRNGRRKQPQHSADIVFSKGASIQTLPSLSKQLKGLTECVIGLQYVWEYRSPSKSVPPHYQCKLCAVSRLQHDMLAHVKGWKHSFRYLKKVHPDKVTHEQEEAIRDPAVRKAIKEVTAEVEKTEGRGQLKVILKEPYEVLAFKGLRSAAPKVMPPLAPGMGIKGPPPFAPRFSESRFPGDFPPQRGPLSDYPVGDYEGAWFRRL